From a region of the Dickeya poaceiphila genome:
- a CDS encoding DEAD/DEAH box helicase produces MALNSLKSYQEQLLDDFSSYLSRCRELQDPAEAFRESTLKGFGRALPYYPLPGAEEIPYICLRVPTGGGKTRIAGQSIKRVNDYFLGIEHALILWLVPSDPIREQTLHSLKTPGELLYQDMRDLFGSVHVLDIQEALYIQPATLNTGNTIIVATMQSFKRDTDDGLRVYRQNGSLMPHFSGTSSEQKGEHSLMDVIRLRHPFVIVDEAHNQGTPLAVDTLVRFNPACILELTATPDRANQPSNVLRSVSAATLQAEDMLKLPLELTVHPEWQRSMAEAISRLRQLEEEAAQEFQQTGEVIKPVVMLIQAERQAKEQETFTPERVKQHLINDFNIPADTIAVATGAQDELSGKKPGAPDYPQFIITVDKLREGWDCPFAYVLFSFRNTTSATAVEQILGRILRMPHVKRKLHEALNRCYAYVVSSEFATTVQGLRDGLVQSGFERLETQSLIQTHGEPPSTGDLFAPQGDLVIPLPESDNSLVLPDESALETLPKSLRDKLEISPESGTLTLKGGANNKQIQQLADTFKHPEIAKDVLNRLEMASSRQNASLQKEITPADRGHTAHIPLLTYRQSGFFDVFDETPLLDADWEIEDFDPVLSDSEFTHDVETMYRAALNISQLEKIECSVYERLDNQLALFGKEHGWEATDLIYWLDRNLPFPYSERDKKVAWINVVVDYLLEKREFSLDELAYRKFRLRGALERKMAAGLVLAKQRIFNDLFDDESQFAVLDEHAVSLEPGRYAYDFRYAGFIQLKRHFYPVIGNLKDVGEEFECAEFIANRLEGIDWWLRNVEKKPTSFWLQTASDRFYPDFLIQMSNGPLVAVEYKGSHISDTRDSREKKRIGELWARRSEGLCLFVWVENKDWSIIREAVSHVIS; encoded by the coding sequence ATGGCTCTGAACAGTCTGAAATCATATCAGGAACAACTTCTTGATGATTTCTCTTCGTACCTTTCCCGCTGTAGAGAATTGCAAGATCCAGCAGAGGCTTTCCGCGAATCAACACTCAAAGGTTTCGGCCGAGCACTGCCTTATTACCCCTTACCTGGCGCAGAAGAGATACCTTATATTTGTTTACGGGTTCCAACCGGTGGCGGGAAAACCCGTATCGCCGGTCAGTCGATAAAACGCGTTAACGACTATTTTCTTGGTATAGAGCACGCCCTAATCTTATGGCTGGTTCCATCAGATCCCATTCGTGAACAAACACTTCACTCACTGAAAACGCCGGGGGAACTACTATACCAAGATATGCGTGATCTGTTCGGTTCAGTACATGTGTTGGATATTCAAGAAGCTTTATATATACAACCAGCCACGTTAAATACCGGAAACACAATTATCGTCGCCACAATGCAGAGTTTTAAGCGAGATACTGACGATGGTTTGAGAGTCTATCGTCAAAACGGCAGCCTAATGCCGCATTTCTCTGGTACTTCGTCAGAACAAAAAGGGGAACATTCTCTCATGGATGTCATCCGGCTACGCCACCCTTTTGTTATTGTTGATGAAGCTCATAATCAGGGAACCCCCTTGGCTGTCGACACGCTTGTCCGCTTTAACCCCGCGTGCATACTTGAGTTGACCGCAACCCCTGACCGTGCAAATCAACCATCCAATGTCCTCAGGAGTGTCTCCGCTGCAACCTTGCAAGCGGAAGATATGCTGAAGTTACCTTTGGAGCTCACGGTTCATCCAGAATGGCAGCGGTCTATGGCAGAAGCTATTAGCCGACTACGGCAGTTGGAAGAAGAGGCTGCTCAGGAATTCCAGCAAACCGGTGAAGTAATCAAACCTGTTGTGATGTTGATACAAGCCGAGCGCCAAGCAAAAGAGCAAGAGACATTTACGCCGGAGCGCGTTAAACAGCATCTGATTAATGATTTCAACATACCTGCTGATACCATCGCTGTAGCGACAGGAGCTCAAGATGAATTATCGGGTAAAAAACCGGGGGCTCCTGACTATCCTCAGTTCATAATTACTGTCGATAAATTACGTGAAGGATGGGATTGCCCTTTTGCGTATGTGCTATTCTCTTTCCGCAATACTACTTCCGCTACGGCGGTAGAACAAATCCTCGGCCGAATATTACGTATGCCGCATGTTAAAAGAAAATTACATGAGGCACTTAATCGTTGTTATGCCTACGTCGTATCATCAGAATTTGCGACAACAGTTCAGGGATTGCGTGATGGATTAGTTCAAAGTGGTTTTGAACGACTCGAAACACAAAGTTTGATTCAAACCCACGGAGAACCGCCATCAACAGGAGATCTCTTCGCGCCCCAAGGCGATTTGGTTATTCCTTTACCCGAATCCGATAATAGTCTCGTCCTTCCAGATGAAAGCGCTCTGGAAACCTTACCGAAATCACTTCGTGACAAGCTAGAGATCTCACCAGAGAGCGGTACTCTGACATTAAAAGGTGGCGCTAATAATAAACAGATCCAACAATTGGCCGACACATTCAAGCATCCAGAAATTGCTAAAGACGTTCTCAACCGGCTTGAAATGGCGTCATCCAGACAAAATGCGTCACTACAAAAGGAAATAACACCCGCAGATCGGGGACATACTGCGCATATACCTTTACTCACATACCGGCAATCTGGGTTCTTTGATGTGTTTGATGAAACTCCACTTTTAGATGCTGACTGGGAAATAGAGGATTTTGACCCAGTGCTTTCTGATAGCGAATTCACCCATGATGTAGAAACCATGTATCGCGCTGCATTAAATATTTCTCAACTAGAGAAAATCGAATGTAGTGTTTATGAACGATTAGATAATCAACTGGCATTATTTGGTAAAGAACATGGCTGGGAAGCTACTGATCTGATCTATTGGCTGGACCGCAATCTACCTTTCCCTTATTCCGAACGGGACAAAAAGGTCGCATGGATCAATGTAGTGGTTGATTATTTGTTGGAAAAAAGAGAGTTCTCTCTGGACGAATTGGCCTACCGAAAGTTTCGTTTGCGCGGTGCGTTGGAACGAAAAATGGCAGCAGGGCTAGTGCTCGCCAAGCAACGCATCTTCAACGACTTGTTTGATGACGAATCACAATTCGCAGTGCTAGACGAACATGCCGTGTCGTTGGAACCTGGGCGATATGCTTACGATTTTCGTTATGCAGGGTTTATTCAGCTCAAACGTCATTTCTATCCCGTTATCGGTAATCTGAAAGATGTTGGAGAAGAATTTGAATGTGCCGAATTTATTGCCAACAGGCTCGAGGGTATCGATTGGTGGTTACGTAATGTGGAGAAAAAACCGACCTCTTTCTGGTTGCAAACGGCCTCAGACCGATTCTATCCTGACTTTTTGATACAAATGAGCAATGGCCCACTCGTTGCTGTTGAGTATAAAGGATCGCATATCAGTGATACCCGAGATAGCCGAGAAAAGAAACGAATCGGAGAACTGTGGGCCAGACGCAGTGAGGGTCTATGCCTCTTTGTCTGGGTTGAAAATAAAGACTGGTCAATAATTCGTGAGGCTGTATCTCATGTAATCTCCTGA